In a genomic window of Occallatibacter riparius:
- a CDS encoding SIS domain-containing protein: MSDFPHAMLREIFEQPDAIRRTLDLYTSGHALKGDAFAPMASWLNPRGEVLIAASGSSRHAGLAAEILFEDLCGLAVDVEYASEWGCRGTANPRHPSVLVISQSGETSDTLAALRQARDRREHTLAIANVPGSSMLREAGAAMVLAAGPEKAIPATKSFTCQLTALYLLAIFMGRETGAMDAAEADRQLRELQAVPAQIERQLENWRATAQRLASAYADASTFLYLGRGIHYAIAREGALKMKESSYVHAEGYPVGELKHGPNALVGENVPLVVLATVDRGNEDSTLRYEKTLQLLDDMKKQGARVIALANTGDEQVRALATDTIEIEAAGEYLLPIMEVIPLQLFSYYMALEHGVDVDRPRNLSKAVIEL; encoded by the coding sequence ATGTCCGACTTCCCGCACGCGATGCTCCGCGAAATCTTCGAGCAGCCAGACGCCATCCGCCGGACCCTCGATCTCTACACCAGCGGACACGCGCTTAAGGGCGACGCCTTCGCCCCCATGGCCTCATGGCTGAACCCGCGCGGCGAAGTGCTGATCGCCGCCAGCGGATCGAGCCGACATGCGGGACTCGCCGCAGAGATCTTGTTCGAGGACCTGTGCGGGCTCGCCGTGGACGTGGAGTACGCCAGCGAGTGGGGCTGCCGCGGCACCGCTAATCCTCGCCACCCCTCGGTGCTGGTCATCTCGCAGTCGGGTGAAACTTCTGACACCCTCGCGGCCCTTCGGCAGGCGCGTGACCGCCGCGAACACACTCTGGCCATTGCCAATGTGCCGGGCAGCTCCATGCTGCGCGAAGCCGGCGCAGCCATGGTGTTGGCGGCCGGTCCGGAGAAGGCGATTCCCGCGACGAAGAGCTTCACCTGCCAGTTGACCGCGCTCTATCTGCTGGCGATCTTTATGGGCCGTGAAACCGGCGCAATGGATGCGGCCGAGGCCGATCGCCAGCTCCGCGAACTGCAAGCTGTGCCCGCGCAGATCGAGCGGCAGCTCGAGAATTGGCGCGCCACGGCTCAGCGCCTGGCGAGCGCCTACGCGGATGCCAGCACATTCCTCTATCTGGGTCGCGGCATTCACTACGCCATTGCCCGCGAGGGCGCGCTCAAGATGAAGGAGTCCTCGTATGTGCACGCCGAAGGCTATCCCGTGGGCGAACTCAAGCACGGCCCCAATGCCCTGGTGGGCGAGAATGTCCCCCTTGTAGTGCTGGCCACGGTGGATCGCGGCAACGAAGACTCAACGCTCCGCTACGAGAAGACACTCCAGCTCCTTGACGACATGAAGAAGCAGGGTGCGCGTGTCATCGCGCTGGCCAACACCGGCGATGAGCAGGTGCGCGCGCTGGCTACCGACACAATCGAGATCGAGGCAGCCGGCGAGTACCTCCTGCCCATCATGGAAGTGATCCCGCTGCAGCTCTTCAGCTACTACATGGCGCTGGAGCACGGTGTCGATGTCGACCGCCCGCGCAACCTCTCAAAGGCCGTCATCGAGTTGTAG
- a CDS encoding amylo-alpha-1,6-glucosidase has product MPLLKNPASKDVIEVGQQFYISANSSLADDRTRVLLHGDTFAVFDRSGDIQPVGTGQQGIFHLEMRHLSRLELKLCGVRPLLLSSTIREDNLLFAVDLTNPDLQLASGKNLARGTLHIYRTKFLSDGVCHDRLTVHNYNEESIEVELTLEVDADFADIFEIRGEKRKHRGQMLGEEYERGSISLSYEGLDRIRRTTRVECNAPECKAEESGIRIPLHLEAQGETVLTIRAECLREDLDVAVQPYDQALQGLVQERAAGPLADVGVNTSNERFNSWLRRSQSDLAMMITRTPYGPYPYAGVPWYSTIFGRDGIITALELLWLAPEVARGVLSYLAATQATSFDPERDAEPGKILHELRKGEMAELREVPFGRYYGTVDGTPLFLVLAAAYYERTADEEFLRSIWANVLAALEWVDRYGDRDGDGFVEYARQNDNGLVQQGWKDSNDSVFHSDGKLAVGPIALCEVQSYVYAARLGIAGVARDLGQAQLAETLEKQAAELRTKFQQTFWSHELQLFVLALDGEKNPCKVRSSNAGHCLFSGIASDAQQRALRGAMLEPAFYSGWGIRTIVTGEKRFNPMSYHNGSMWPHDNAVIAWGALKSPDKELALGVLSGLFDLSDKVNLHRLPELICGFARRPGKGPTLYPVACSPQAWAAGAVFMVLQACLGLEIRAKEQKLFLHHSRLPESLKQVRIENLRVGNACVDLSFERYEETVGVNIVRRSGHLEIIALR; this is encoded by the coding sequence ATGCCATTGCTGAAGAATCCAGCTAGCAAGGATGTAATTGAAGTAGGGCAGCAGTTCTATATCAGCGCCAACTCTTCGCTGGCGGACGACCGCACGCGCGTGCTGCTGCATGGAGACACCTTCGCGGTGTTCGATCGCAGCGGAGATATTCAGCCTGTGGGCACCGGCCAGCAGGGCATCTTCCACCTGGAGATGCGGCACCTGTCGCGCCTGGAGCTGAAGCTTTGCGGGGTTCGTCCCCTGCTGCTCAGCTCCACGATTCGCGAGGACAACCTGCTGTTCGCGGTGGACCTGACGAATCCAGACCTTCAACTTGCTTCCGGCAAGAATTTGGCACGCGGCACGCTGCACATTTACAGGACCAAGTTTCTATCCGATGGCGTGTGCCACGATCGGCTGACGGTTCACAACTATAACGAGGAGTCGATCGAAGTGGAGCTGACGCTCGAGGTCGATGCGGACTTCGCCGACATTTTTGAGATTCGCGGCGAGAAGCGCAAGCACCGCGGGCAGATGCTGGGCGAGGAGTACGAACGCGGTTCTATTTCGCTCTCGTACGAAGGGCTCGATCGGATCCGGCGCACGACGCGGGTGGAATGCAACGCCCCGGAGTGCAAGGCGGAGGAAAGCGGAATCAGGATTCCGCTGCACCTGGAGGCGCAGGGCGAAACCGTGCTGACTATCCGCGCGGAGTGCCTGCGGGAAGACCTTGATGTTGCGGTGCAACCGTACGACCAGGCGCTGCAGGGGCTGGTGCAGGAACGCGCGGCTGGACCCCTGGCCGACGTGGGCGTGAACACGTCCAACGAGCGCTTCAATTCGTGGTTGCGGCGGTCGCAGTCGGATTTGGCGATGATGATTACGCGCACGCCGTATGGGCCTTATCCGTATGCGGGCGTGCCGTGGTACAGCACGATTTTCGGGCGCGATGGGATCATTACGGCGCTGGAGCTGTTGTGGCTGGCGCCGGAGGTCGCGCGCGGCGTGTTGTCGTATCTTGCGGCGACGCAGGCGACAAGCTTCGATCCGGAGCGCGACGCGGAGCCGGGCAAGATTCTGCACGAACTGCGCAAGGGTGAAATGGCGGAGCTGCGAGAGGTGCCGTTCGGGCGCTACTACGGAACCGTGGATGGCACACCGTTGTTTCTGGTGCTGGCCGCGGCGTACTACGAGCGAACCGCGGATGAGGAATTTCTGCGCAGCATCTGGGCCAACGTGCTGGCGGCGCTGGAGTGGGTCGACCGCTATGGCGATCGCGACGGCGACGGCTTTGTGGAGTACGCGCGCCAGAACGATAACGGGCTGGTGCAACAGGGCTGGAAGGATTCGAACGACTCGGTGTTTCACAGTGACGGCAAGCTAGCCGTGGGACCGATTGCGCTGTGTGAAGTGCAGTCGTATGTGTATGCAGCGAGGCTGGGCATTGCCGGTGTGGCTCGCGATTTGGGGCAGGCGCAGCTCGCGGAGACGCTGGAGAAGCAGGCGGCGGAGCTGCGGACGAAGTTCCAGCAGACGTTCTGGTCGCATGAGCTGCAGCTATTCGTGCTGGCGCTGGATGGAGAGAAGAATCCATGCAAGGTGCGCAGTTCGAATGCAGGACACTGCTTGTTTTCGGGCATTGCCAGTGATGCGCAGCAGAGGGCGTTGCGCGGTGCGATGCTGGAGCCGGCGTTCTACTCGGGCTGGGGCATTCGCACGATTGTGACGGGCGAGAAGCGGTTCAATCCGATGTCGTATCACAACGGATCGATGTGGCCTCACGATAACGCGGTGATTGCGTGGGGCGCACTGAAGTCGCCGGACAAGGAGCTCGCGCTCGGAGTGCTCTCGGGACTATTCGACCTTTCCGATAAGGTGAATCTGCACAGGCTGCCGGAACTGATCTGCGGGTTCGCGCGGCGGCCGGGTAAGGGGCCGACGCTGTATCCAGTAGCGTGCAGCCCGCAGGCGTGGGCGGCGGGCGCCGTCTTCATGGTGTTGCAGGCATGCCTGGGATTGGAGATTCGCGCGAAAGAGCAGAAGCTGTTTCTACATCACTCGAGGCTGCCAGAGTCGCTGAAGCAGGTGCGGATTGAGAATCTGCGGGTGGGCAATGCGTGCGTGGATTTGTCGTTCGAGCGCTATGAGGAGACCGTCGGCGTGAACATCGTGCGGCGCAGTGGGCACCTGGAGATTATTGCGTTGCGGTAG
- a CDS encoding metallophosphoesterase family protein: MSKLKLPLVLAISCLLMTPIAFSQSSASTWTFAVSGDSRNCGDFVMPAIAAKVKAEKDSFYWHLGDFRVMGKEPDQDMASMQPAGKRLTADEYYKTAWDDFLEHQMAPFAPLPVFLGRGNHDTHPPMTRDGYTIKFSRFLDRPEIAETRKKDGTDAAPVGPWYHWVENGVDFITLDNSTKDEFTDEQLRWLRAVLDHDLAPGSGVNAIVAGAHEALPHSTGAEHAMDDWELGERTGEMVYHWFYGAQAAGKHVYLIASHSHYYSPNIYDTAYWKQHTTKVVPGMIIGSAGAHRYALPKSAKKGAKTMIYGFVQGTVHPDGTIDFALKELSEQDLMSAKWPNAPADAIHECYIHNGDE, translated from the coding sequence ATGTCGAAGCTCAAGCTTCCCCTCGTGCTTGCGATCTCCTGCCTCTTGATGACCCCGATTGCCTTCTCCCAGAGCTCCGCTTCCACGTGGACATTTGCCGTTTCCGGCGACAGCCGCAACTGCGGCGACTTCGTCATGCCGGCCATTGCCGCGAAAGTGAAGGCGGAGAAGGACTCCTTCTACTGGCACCTGGGCGACTTCCGCGTGATGGGCAAGGAGCCGGACCAAGATATGGCGTCTATGCAGCCTGCTGGGAAGAGGCTGACCGCGGACGAGTATTACAAGACAGCGTGGGATGACTTTCTTGAACATCAGATGGCGCCGTTTGCGCCCTTGCCGGTGTTTCTCGGACGTGGCAATCACGATACGCATCCGCCGATGACGCGCGACGGCTACACCATCAAGTTCTCGCGCTTCCTCGATCGGCCGGAAATCGCTGAGACGCGGAAGAAGGACGGAACGGATGCTGCACCGGTTGGGCCCTGGTATCACTGGGTGGAGAATGGCGTGGACTTCATCACGCTCGACAATTCCACCAAGGACGAGTTCACAGACGAGCAGTTGCGCTGGCTGCGCGCGGTGCTCGACCACGACCTCGCGCCGGGCTCCGGAGTGAATGCGATTGTTGCCGGGGCGCATGAGGCGCTGCCGCACTCCACAGGTGCAGAGCACGCGATGGACGACTGGGAGCTTGGCGAGCGCACGGGCGAAATGGTCTACCACTGGTTCTACGGGGCGCAGGCGGCGGGCAAGCACGTGTACCTGATCGCAAGCCACTCGCATTACTATTCGCCGAACATCTACGACACTGCTTACTGGAAGCAGCACACCACCAAGGTTGTGCCCGGGATGATCATCGGGTCGGCCGGGGCGCATCGTTATGCTCTGCCCAAGAGCGCCAAGAAGGGCGCGAAGACCATGATCTACGGCTTCGTGCAGGGGACCGTGCATCCGGATGGGACGATCGACTTTGCGCTGAAGGAACTGAGCGAACAGGATCTGATGAGTGCGAAGTGGCCGAATGCGCCGGCCGATGCGATTCACGAGTGCTACATCCACAACGGCGATGAGTAG
- a CDS encoding glycosyltransferase family 4 protein, giving the protein MKIAQIAPLQESVPPRLYGGTERVVSYLTEELVRQGHDVTLFASGDSKTAGKLKAICPQATRLSKQEIPRPLAWDVLQAEIVAQEAHKFDVIHSHADFLMFPQIRDRQIPAVTTMHGRLDIPDLFPLFKEFNDMRLVSISDAQRAPMSWANWVATVHHGLPEKAFTARESKGEYLAFLGRVSPEKGLPSAIRIAKMTGLPLRIAAKVDPTDRKYFEKNVKPLLNDPQLEFLGEIGDDQKCSFLSNAHAVLFPINWPEPFGLVMIESLACGTPVIAFPGGAVSEILEDGVTGFIVRNAKAAAEAVKRIPTISRNRCREVFETRFSTRRMCEDYVQVYERIAEQARVAA; this is encoded by the coding sequence GTGAAGATTGCCCAAATTGCGCCTCTACAGGAAAGCGTTCCTCCGCGTCTCTATGGTGGCACCGAGAGGGTGGTTTCGTATCTAACTGAAGAGCTGGTGCGTCAGGGGCATGATGTGACGCTGTTTGCCAGCGGGGACTCGAAGACAGCGGGCAAGTTGAAGGCGATTTGCCCGCAGGCGACGAGGCTCTCGAAGCAGGAGATTCCGCGGCCGCTGGCGTGGGATGTGTTGCAGGCTGAGATTGTGGCGCAGGAAGCGCACAAGTTCGACGTGATCCACTCGCATGCGGACTTTCTGATGTTCCCGCAGATACGAGACAGGCAAATTCCGGCGGTGACGACGATGCATGGCCGGCTAGACATTCCAGACCTGTTTCCCCTGTTCAAAGAATTTAATGACATGCGGCTGGTGTCGATTTCGGATGCGCAGAGGGCGCCGATGTCGTGGGCGAACTGGGTGGCTACCGTTCATCATGGGTTGCCGGAAAAGGCGTTCACAGCGCGTGAAAGCAAAGGAGAGTACCTGGCATTTCTGGGGCGCGTGTCGCCAGAGAAGGGTTTGCCGTCGGCGATACGCATTGCAAAGATGACGGGTCTGCCGCTGCGGATTGCGGCAAAAGTAGATCCGACGGACCGGAAGTATTTCGAGAAGAACGTGAAGCCGTTGCTGAACGATCCGCAGCTCGAATTCCTTGGTGAGATCGGGGACGACCAGAAGTGCTCCTTTCTTTCGAACGCGCACGCGGTGCTTTTTCCGATCAATTGGCCGGAGCCGTTCGGGCTGGTGATGATTGAATCGCTGGCATGCGGAACTCCGGTCATCGCGTTTCCAGGCGGAGCGGTGTCGGAGATTCTGGAAGACGGGGTGACCGGATTCATTGTCCGCAACGCGAAAGCAGCCGCGGAGGCCGTGAAGCGCATCCCCACGATCAGCCGCAACCGATGCCGTGAGGTTTTCGAGACGCGCTTCAGTACGCGCCGGATGTGCGAGGACTACGTGCAGGTTTACGAGCGGATTGCGGAGCAGGCGCGGGTTGCTGCTTAA
- the treS gene encoding maltose alpha-D-glucosyltransferase has protein sequence MKKLASALDPLWYKDAVIYEIHVRAFADSNNDGIGDFPGLMSRLDYLQELGVTCLWLLPFFPSPLRDDGYDIANYVDVNPSYGTLADFKAFLDAAHQRGMQVMIELVINHTSDQHPWFKAARQAPPGSPERNMYVWSDTDQRFKDARIIFTDTEKSNWTWDDVAKSYYWHRFFSHQPDLNFDNPLVMEEVLKAMRFWLDMGVDALRLDAIPYLVERDGTNCENLAETHVMIKQIRAAIDEGYANRLILAEANQWPADVRPYFGDGDECHMAFHFPLMPRIYMALRQEDRLPITDIMAQTPPIPDNCQWGLFLRNHDELTLEMVTDDERDYMYFAYSADPRMRVNVGIRRRLAPLVDNNRRRIELLNSILFSFPGTPIIYYGDEIGMGDNIYLGDRNGVRTPMQWTGDRNAGFSKCDPARLYFPVIMDPIYGYQVVNVEAQLSDQSSLLHWTRNMIALRKLFQVFGRGTLTFLNPANRKVLAYIRDLDLGDGTHETILCVANLSRFAQPVSLDLSQYVGMEPVEMIGYVQFPTVTSEPYALSLAPYSFLWLELQPAASKIDSLPELLSESPQEMAAHEPAALDILTKGWAGFIAGHGLPLLETAIPAWLPRQRWFGAKTRKIVNVKVLDWAELPAAIAANTELLPVGDLPADSSIPPALFYVEVNYGEGSCDVYQVPLAFSTGSAAEQTAAERPLSVVTTMATPVGQGILHDATVREDFRQLLLSLIERNGSLDLSTLHSAAIEVAASLAAASTGHSAREAAATGEADELLAHPDRATHNPPGPGMVHLRPHEVFPEPANPAVAPPSPHPQHDGDNITPHPLAGVPVEPLPITTQPGEAATPPRSDSTTSPSGHTQRHQPRESPSAGNFKPRAGFLHAQASRAFESARGDQHLPARVGSAEQSNTSILYGKQIILKLFRRLQAGENPDVEIGRFLTEATHFQHIAPFLGEINIIPSAGEKTTVAMMQGLVENEGDGWQWFLDQFSDFFSRVISIPAPTSAPAQFTANTEPAAELSENTGATLEAAALLGRRTAEMHLALATPADDSAFIAEPFTPEDLNRDALRIEEQIRSASDALKGKLASLPEDIADDAAQLLSRRRELLSRARSIFTGEAAGQKFRIHGDYHLGQTLRTAPNASQPGGDFVMLDFEGEPARPLAERRRKQSPLKDVAGMVRSFSYAAFSALDRFRSAHPDRDGAAENLMQWSRAWESAAVAAFLQAYRKTMATRPELLPPEGRAQDLLRAYLLEKGMYEVLYELDNRPAWLRIPLTGILHL, from the coding sequence GTGAAAAAGCTCGCCAGCGCACTCGATCCCCTCTGGTACAAAGACGCCGTCATTTACGAGATTCACGTGCGCGCCTTTGCCGACTCGAACAACGACGGGATAGGCGACTTTCCGGGCCTCATGTCGCGCCTCGACTACCTGCAGGAACTCGGCGTAACCTGCCTCTGGCTCCTTCCATTCTTCCCTTCGCCCCTGCGCGATGACGGCTACGATATCGCCAACTACGTCGACGTAAACCCGTCTTACGGAACCCTCGCCGACTTCAAAGCCTTTCTCGACGCAGCCCACCAGCGCGGCATGCAGGTCATGATCGAGCTGGTCATCAACCACACCAGCGACCAGCACCCCTGGTTCAAGGCCGCGCGCCAGGCGCCGCCGGGCTCCCCCGAGCGCAACATGTACGTCTGGTCCGACACCGACCAGAGATTCAAAGACGCACGCATCATCTTTACTGATACTGAGAAGTCGAACTGGACCTGGGACGATGTCGCGAAGTCCTACTACTGGCATCGCTTCTTCTCCCATCAGCCTGACCTCAACTTCGACAATCCGCTAGTAATGGAAGAAGTGCTCAAGGCCATGCGCTTCTGGCTCGACATGGGCGTCGACGCCCTGCGGCTCGACGCGATCCCTTACCTCGTCGAGCGCGACGGCACCAACTGCGAAAACCTCGCCGAAACGCACGTAATGATCAAGCAGATCAGGGCCGCCATCGACGAGGGTTACGCGAATCGCCTGATCCTTGCGGAAGCCAACCAGTGGCCCGCCGACGTCCGCCCCTACTTCGGCGATGGCGACGAGTGCCACATGGCATTCCACTTCCCGCTAATGCCGCGCATTTACATGGCGCTCCGTCAGGAAGACCGTCTGCCCATCACCGACATCATGGCGCAGACGCCGCCCATTCCCGACAACTGCCAGTGGGGCCTCTTCCTACGCAATCACGACGAGCTCACGCTCGAAATGGTCACCGACGACGAGCGCGACTACATGTACTTCGCCTACTCGGCCGATCCGCGCATGCGCGTGAACGTCGGCATCCGGCGTCGGCTCGCGCCCCTGGTCGACAACAACCGCCGCCGTATCGAGCTACTGAACTCCATCCTGTTCAGCTTCCCTGGCACGCCCATCATTTATTACGGCGACGAGATCGGGATGGGCGACAACATCTATCTCGGCGACCGGAACGGCGTGCGCACGCCCATGCAGTGGACCGGTGACCGCAACGCGGGCTTCTCCAAGTGCGATCCCGCGCGCCTCTACTTCCCGGTCATCATGGACCCCATCTACGGCTACCAGGTCGTGAACGTCGAGGCGCAACTCAGCGATCAGTCGAGCCTTCTGCATTGGACGCGCAACATGATTGCGCTGCGTAAGCTCTTCCAGGTCTTCGGGCGGGGCACGCTCACATTCCTTAATCCCGCCAACCGCAAGGTGCTGGCCTATATCCGCGATCTCGATCTCGGCGATGGCACGCATGAGACGATCCTCTGCGTCGCCAACCTCAGCCGTTTCGCGCAGCCGGTCTCGCTCGACCTGTCCCAGTACGTCGGCATGGAACCGGTTGAGATGATCGGCTACGTGCAGTTCCCCACTGTGACCAGCGAACCCTATGCTTTGTCGCTCGCCCCTTACTCGTTCCTTTGGCTGGAATTGCAGCCGGCCGCCTCCAAGATCGACTCGCTGCCTGAGTTGCTCTCTGAATCGCCCCAGGAGATGGCCGCACACGAGCCCGCCGCGCTCGACATCCTGACCAAGGGCTGGGCCGGATTCATCGCTGGCCACGGCCTTCCGCTCCTCGAAACCGCAATCCCGGCGTGGCTTCCCCGGCAGCGCTGGTTCGGCGCAAAGACCCGCAAGATCGTCAACGTGAAGGTCCTCGACTGGGCCGAACTCCCCGCGGCCATCGCTGCCAATACCGAGTTGCTGCCCGTAGGCGATCTGCCTGCCGACAGCTCCATTCCTCCGGCGCTCTTTTACGTCGAAGTGAATTACGGCGAAGGTTCTTGCGATGTCTATCAGGTCCCGCTGGCATTCAGCACCGGCTCCGCCGCCGAACAAACCGCGGCCGAACGCCCGCTGAGCGTCGTGACCACCATGGCCACGCCGGTAGGCCAGGGCATTCTGCACGACGCAACCGTGCGCGAAGACTTCCGCCAGCTGCTTCTCTCGCTCATCGAACGCAACGGCTCACTCGATCTGTCCACGCTCCACTCCGCTGCTATTGAAGTGGCGGCCTCGCTCGCCGCAGCATCCACAGGCCACTCCGCCCGCGAAGCAGCCGCCACCGGCGAAGCCGACGAGCTGCTTGCCCACCCCGATCGCGCAACACACAACCCGCCCGGACCCGGCATGGTGCACCTGCGTCCCCATGAGGTGTTCCCCGAGCCGGCAAACCCCGCAGTCGCACCGCCCTCGCCTCATCCTCAGCACGACGGCGACAACATTACACCGCACCCCCTCGCCGGCGTGCCGGTTGAGCCCTTGCCCATCACTACGCAGCCCGGAGAAGCCGCCACACCGCCGCGGTCCGATTCCACGACGTCTCCCTCAGGACACACGCAGCGCCACCAGCCGCGCGAGTCACCCTCAGCCGGCAATTTCAAACCGCGTGCCGGATTCCTTCACGCGCAAGCATCCAGGGCCTTCGAGTCCGCGCGCGGCGATCAGCACCTGCCCGCCCGCGTAGGCTCGGCCGAGCAGTCCAATACGTCCATCCTTTACGGCAAGCAGATCATCCTCAAGCTCTTCCGCCGGCTCCAGGCGGGCGAAAACCCCGATGTCGAGATCGGCCGCTTCCTGACCGAAGCGACGCATTTCCAGCACATCGCCCCGTTTCTGGGCGAGATCAACATCATCCCCTCAGCGGGCGAAAAAACAACCGTGGCGATGATGCAAGGCCTCGTCGAAAACGAGGGAGATGGCTGGCAATGGTTCCTCGACCAGTTCTCCGACTTCTTCTCGCGAGTTATCTCCATCCCCGCGCCAACCTCCGCCCCAGCGCAATTCACCGCGAATACCGAGCCCGCGGCCGAATTGAGCGAAAACACTGGTGCGACCCTAGAAGCCGCAGCATTACTCGGTCGCCGCACCGCCGAGATGCATCTGGCCCTCGCCACCCCTGCAGACGACTCGGCCTTCATCGCAGAGCCGTTCACGCCCGAAGACCTGAACCGCGACGCCCTCCGTATCGAAGAGCAGATCAGGTCGGCTTCCGATGCTCTGAAGGGCAAGCTCGCTTCCCTCCCGGAAGACATCGCCGACGATGCGGCACAGCTCCTTTCGCGCCGCCGCGAGTTGTTGTCTCGCGCGCGCTCCATCTTCACGGGCGAGGCAGCCGGCCAGAAGTTCCGCATTCACGGCGACTACCACCTCGGCCAAACCCTGCGGACTGCTCCGAATGCTTCGCAACCAGGCGGTGACTTCGTTATGCTTGATTTTGAAGGCGAGCCGGCCCGGCCACTGGCCGAGCGCCGCCGTAAGCAGTCGCCCCTGAAAGACGTGGCGGGCATGGTCCGCTCGTTTTCGTATGCAGCGTTTTCAGCCTTGGATCGTTTCCGCAGCGCTCATCCTGACCGTGACGGCGCGGCAGAAAACCTGATGCAGTGGTCACGTGCCTGGGAATCGGCCGCCGTGGCTGCATTTCTCCAGGCCTACCGCAAGACCATGGCCACTCGTCCCGAGCTGCTACCGCCGGAAGGGCGCGCGCAGGATCTTCTTCGGGCGTACCTTCTCGAGAAGGGCATGTATGAGGTCCTCTACGAGCTCGATAACCGGCCCGCATGGTTGCGCATTCCGCTGACCGGCATCCTACATTTGTAA
- a CDS encoding alanyl-tRNA editing protein: MRADRLLSSGALQESAEKCSWRLKTLQQTERLYYSDSFLKTFAAEVTGVRELAGNTGDTVWQISLNHSAFYPTSGGQPFDTGVLRTPDGAETPIEEVEEDEQGAVWHFARTPLAAGAHVEGQIDWQRRFDHMQQHTGQHLLSAVFARELKAGTVSFHLGEKISTIDLTCANLPEHSLERVEQIANEIIAEDRPVTTKYVSAEEAQALLAAGDLRKLPERAGSIRLVDIADCDLNACGGTHVRSTGQIGGLQIRGVEKVSRGVRVEFLCGFRAIRAARANAAILDETGALLSTGAPELPATVARLLAEGKAGAKERQKLREELAVFHAEKLVAEAPLAGGIRVIVREFKDRDRDSVRLLASRTAAAAVSTAVILCANDADPVRVFLARSRDLNFDCGRMLREALAQLGLRGGGSPDMAQGDVPRAMSSTFLDSLSASVRNAAVDKSK, encoded by the coding sequence ATGCGGGCTGATCGCCTGCTTTCATCCGGCGCGCTGCAAGAATCAGCCGAGAAGTGCAGTTGGAGATTAAAGACTTTGCAACAAACAGAGCGGCTTTACTATTCCGATTCGTTTCTCAAGACGTTTGCCGCCGAGGTGACCGGCGTTCGTGAGCTCGCGGGCAACACCGGCGATACCGTCTGGCAAATCTCTCTGAATCACTCAGCGTTCTACCCCACCAGCGGCGGACAGCCTTTCGATACGGGCGTGCTGCGAACGCCCGATGGAGCAGAGACCCCAATAGAAGAGGTAGAAGAGGATGAGCAGGGCGCTGTCTGGCACTTTGCGCGCACACCGCTCGCAGCGGGTGCCCATGTCGAAGGTCAGATCGACTGGCAGCGCCGCTTTGACCACATGCAGCAGCACACAGGGCAGCATCTACTGTCTGCGGTCTTCGCGCGCGAACTCAAGGCCGGCACAGTCTCGTTCCATCTGGGAGAGAAGATCTCCACCATTGATCTGACCTGCGCCAATCTGCCTGAGCACAGTCTTGAACGGGTTGAGCAGATCGCGAACGAAATCATCGCGGAAGACCGGCCGGTCACAACAAAATACGTGTCCGCCGAAGAGGCTCAGGCCCTGCTCGCCGCGGGTGACCTCCGCAAATTGCCTGAAAGGGCGGGCTCCATCCGTCTCGTCGACATTGCCGACTGCGACCTGAACGCCTGCGGCGGAACCCATGTTCGTTCCACCGGGCAGATCGGCGGCCTGCAGATACGCGGAGTGGAGAAGGTCAGCCGCGGCGTGCGTGTCGAGTTCCTCTGCGGATTCCGCGCAATTCGCGCCGCTCGCGCCAACGCCGCCATCCTGGACGAAACCGGCGCCCTGCTTTCCACCGGCGCTCCAGAGCTGCCCGCAACCGTTGCCCGGCTGCTGGCGGAAGGAAAAGCCGGAGCGAAGGAGCGCCAGAAACTGCGCGAAGAGCTGGCAGTTTTTCACGCCGAAAAGCTGGTTGCAGAGGCGCCGCTCGCCGGCGGCATCAGGGTGATTGTGCGCGAGTTCAAAGATCGCGATCGCGATTCTGTGCGGTTGCTGGCGTCGCGCACCGCGGCAGCGGCGGTCTCAACGGCCGTGATTCTCTGCGCGAATGACGCCGATCCCGTGCGCGTGTTTCTGGCGCGCAGCCGTGACCTCAACTTCGACTGCGGCCGTATGCTACGGGAGGCTCTGGCCCAACTGGGCCTTCGCGGAGGAGGCTCGCCCGACATGGCCCAGGGTGACGTACCCCGGGCCATGTCCTCAACCTTCCTTGATTCGTTGTCCGCGTCGGTTCGCAACGCGGCCGTCGACAAATCGAAATAA